GTACCACTTGCGGTGGCAGTGGTCAGGTACGCCGCGCTACTCGCACCCCATTTGGCAGCTTTACCCAGGTTTCAACTTGCCCCACTTGCACTGGCACTGGGCAGATGATCGAGGATAAGTGTGAAACTTGCGGCGGCGTAGGCTTGAAACAGGTCACCAAGAAATTGAAAATCACAATCCCCAAGGGGGTTGATAGTGGTACGAGGTTGCGGGTTTCCGGCGAAGGTGATGCTGGCCAAAAAGGCGGCCCCCACGGCGATCTCTACGTTTACCTGTTTGTTCAGGCTGACCAGGAATTTGAGCGCGAAGGCATCAATATCCTCTCCACGGTGCGAGTTAGCTATTTGCAGGCAATTCTGGGTGACAAAATTATTATTAATACAGTGGATGGCGAAAAGCCACTTACGATCCCAGCGGGAACCCAGCCAGGCACGGTTCTGACCCTGGAAGGATTAGGGGTGCCAAAATTGGGTAATCCAGTGGCCAGGGGCGATCATTTAGTGACCGTCAAAATAGAAATCCCCACCAAGGTGAGTGGTGAAGAACGGGAGGTGCTCGAAAAGCTGCTGGAAAAGCATCGTAAGGGAGCAGCCAAGGGCGGCATTGAAGGCTTTTTAGGAGGAATCTTCCACCGATGAGTGAATCAATCGCCGGATCAGCCCCTGATCCATCGCCTAAGCCATCGCCTGAATCATCCCCATCGATCGACCTGCGGGGTGTTCCCTGTCCGCTGAGTTTTGTGCGAGCAAAGCTGCGTCTGGAAAAAGTGCCCCCTGGTCAAATGGTGGAATTGTGGCTGGATGCTGGTGAAGCGATTGAACAAGTCCCGAACAGTCTGGCCATAGAGGGACATAAGATTCATTCCCTGGTTGAGCGCGATCGCTATTATGCGCTTACCGTTGAGCGGGTGTGAGTAAGCCTAAGACCTCTAAGACCTTAGTTGGTACTGTGCTGGCGGTGCAGGCGAATTTCTATCGGGTTAGTCTGCTTGGCGAACAAGATAAGGCTACTGGTTTAGATCTTGAATTACTTTGTATTCGTCGCAGTAGACTCAAAAAAATTGGCCAGCGGGTTTGTGTGGGCGATCGGGTTGTGGTTGAATCCCCCGATTGGCAGGGACAACGGGGCGCAATTGGCCAGGTTTTAAGCAGGCGGAATTTGTTGGCGCGTCCACCGATCGCCAATGTCGATCGTGCCCTATTAATGTTTGCGCTCAGCGACCCCGAACCAGATGCCTATCAGCTCAGTCGTTTTTTGGTCAATATTGAGGCTCAGGGTCTAGAAATTTGCCTAGCCCTCAATAAAAGTGATCTGGTCAGCCCAGAATTTACCCAAACCTGGTGCGATCGGCTTAAAAGCTGGGGCTATGCTCCAATCGTGATCAGCACATCTCAGCAAACCAATATTGAACAACTGCGTCGATCGCTCACCCAAGGCATCACCGTGGTTTCGGGTCCCTCTGGGGTGGGTAAATCCAGCTTAATTAATCTACTCATCCCTGATCTAGAGCTGCGTACTGCCCAGGTATCAGCTCGATCGGGGCATGGCCGCCACACTACCCGCCATGTGGAATTATTCGACTTAAATGATTGCAATCATAATTTGAATTTAAATTTAAATTTAACTCCGGCCAACCCGAACCATTCCCATCGTGATCAACCGCTACCCCAACAACCCAGCTTGATCGCCGATACACCGGGTTTTACCCAACCAGCGATTGCCTGTAGCTCCATTCAACTGGCTAATTGTTTTCCTGAAATTAGGGCAAAACTAGACCATGCGCCCTGCCAATTTAATGATTGTCTGCATCAAGCAGAACCTGGCTGTGTAGTGCGGGGGGATTGGGAACGCTATGACCATTATTGTTTATTGCTGGCGGAAATTTTGACCCAGGAAGCCAAGCAACAGGCGATCGCTAATCCGGATCAAAGCATCAAAGAGATGAGTGGAGTAGGTGGCCAAGCGCAAACAGAGCCACGCCTGCAACAGAAAAAATATCGTCGCACCTCTCGCCGCCGCCAGCAGCAGGAATTAGAAGACCTGTATCAAGAAGAATTAGAAGAACGGTAGCCCAAATTAGCTCATAAAAAATGGTGGTATGGAAGTAAGGATTTTTAGCGCAGGATGCTTAATTTAGTATTGCTCCTGCTAGATATGATCACATCTGGTGGACTACCAAAAATAAAAATAGCAAAGGCGATCGCATTACTTAAGCAAACACACGATCGCCAATTTAGCCTATTAAATTTTAGATTTTTAGATTTTTAGATTTAAATCTAAACTAATGGCTTGATTTCCTTAAAAGTTTGATATGCCTCTTCAGGGTGATAAAGATGGCATTGCGAAATAATGTCGTTCATTAAAGCCCAGGAAAAAGTTTGCTCTTGCAAATATTCTCCCCAGTTTTCCCGTAAGCTCTGATGCACTAATCGCAGATTGTAAGATGGAATTGCCACCGAAATATGGTGGGGCACATGCACATTAATATCATGACAAAGCAATTCTACCCATTTGGGATAAACG
The sequence above is a segment of the Pseudanabaena sp. PCC 7367 genome. Coding sequences within it:
- the rsgA gene encoding ribosome small subunit-dependent GTPase A, with product MSKPKTSKTLVGTVLAVQANFYRVSLLGEQDKATGLDLELLCIRRSRLKKIGQRVCVGDRVVVESPDWQGQRGAIGQVLSRRNLLARPPIANVDRALLMFALSDPEPDAYQLSRFLVNIEAQGLEICLALNKSDLVSPEFTQTWCDRLKSWGYAPIVISTSQQTNIEQLRRSLTQGITVVSGPSGVGKSSLINLLIPDLELRTAQVSARSGHGRHTTRHVELFDLNDCNHNLNLNLNLTPANPNHSHRDQPLPQQPSLIADTPGFTQPAIACSSIQLANCFPEIRAKLDHAPCQFNDCLHQAEPGCVVRGDWERYDHYCLLLAEILTQEAKQQAIANPDQSIKEMSGVGGQAQTEPRLQQKKYRRTSRRRQQQELEDLYQEELEER
- the dnaJ gene encoding molecular chaperone DnaJ; this translates as MARDYYETLGVSRNATQEEIKRAYRRLARKYHPDVNQEVSAADRFKEINEAHEVLSEPDKRSRYDRFGEAGVSGAGAGGFQDFGDMGGFADIFESFFSGFAGGGGGTTTRRRSGPTRGEDLRYDLKLEFREAIFGGEKQIRISHLETCDTCKGSGAKPGTKPRTCTTCGGSGQVRRATRTPFGSFTQVSTCPTCTGTGQMIEDKCETCGGVGLKQVTKKLKITIPKGVDSGTRLRVSGEGDAGQKGGPHGDLYVYLFVQADQEFEREGINILSTVRVSYLQAILGDKIIINTVDGEKPLTIPAGTQPGTVLTLEGLGVPKLGNPVARGDHLVTVKIEIPTKVSGEEREVLEKLLEKHRKGAAKGGIEGFLGGIFHR
- a CDS encoding sulfurtransferase TusA family protein, with protein sequence MSESIAGSAPDPSPKPSPESSPSIDLRGVPCPLSFVRAKLRLEKVPPGQMVELWLDAGEAIEQVPNSLAIEGHKIHSLVERDRYYALTVERV